The Apium graveolens cultivar Ventura chromosome 3, ASM990537v1, whole genome shotgun sequence sequence TAGGTGGATAATCTTTTGAACTTCAAGTTCACATTGATTTGTACGAGGATCAAAATGAGAAAGGGATGCTGCATTCCATAAAATTTCTTgcttttctttttcaaattttatCTTATCTCCCCCTTAATGCAGGAAAAACTATCTTATCAAATTGACAATCGGCAAACCTTGCCTTGAATAAATCACCAGTCATGGGCTccaaatatttaataattgagGGGGAGTCAAACCCAACATATACCCCTAATCTTCTTTGGGGTCCCATTTTTGTTCGTTGGGGAGGGGATATCGGAACATAAACTGCGcacccaaaaactcttaaatgaGAGACATTCGGTTCTGTACCATTTACAAGTTGCATAGGGGAATATTGATGATAAAAAGGTCGGTCGTAACCGAACCAAAGAAGCCGCATGTAAAATCGCATGCCCCCAAGTAGAATTTGGTAAATTCATTTTCATAAGTAAAGGTCTAGCAATCAGTTGTAGCCTTTTGATGAAAGATTCGGCCAGACCATTTTGAGTGTGTACGTGGGCAACAGAATGTTCCACTTCAATCCCAATCGACATACAATAATCATTAAAAGATTGGGATATAAATTCCCCTGCATTGTCCAAtcttattttctttatattatgATCAGGGAATTGTGCTCTTAACCGAATTATTTGAGCAAGGAGTCGTGCAAAAGCAACATTACGAGTGGACAATAAACTAACATGCGACCATCGTGTTGATGCATCAATGAGTACCATAAAGTACTGAAATGGCCCACTAGATGGGGTAATTGGTCCACATATATCTCCTTGTATTCGCTCCAAGAATTTTGGGCATTCAATTGAAACTTTCACAGGAGATGGTCTAGTTATCAATTTTCCTTGAAAATAAGCAATACAAGGGACATCTTTAGATAAAGGAACAATTTTGTTCTTGAGAGGATGTCCATTTGAGTTTTCTATAATTCTTCGCATCATTGTTGAACCCGGATGGCCTAAACGATCATGCCACATCATAAAATTAGTTGGGTCCTCTAATTTTTTGTTCACCATCATATATGATTCAACTGGATTTATGAAGGTGTAATACAATCCAGATTTATATGAGGGGAGCTTTTCAATTAGCTGCTTCACCACTGAGACAACTGATGTGATATATAAAAATTCTTCATCATTTGCATTTGTTGTCTCTATGTGATATCCATTTTTACGTATATCTTTGAAACTCAAAAGATTTCTTTTTGAGTTCATGGAAAACATTGCATCATCAATAGTAAGTCGTGTTCCATTAGGTAACACTATATTTGCTCTTCCAGAGCCATCAATAAGATCTGATGCACCAGATATGGTGTTCACATTAGCTTTAGCTAACTTTAGATGcgaaaaatatttttgattttttagGATTGTGTGTGTTGTTGTACTGTCTGCTAAGCAAAGTGATTCCTCATCTTTTATGACATATGATGAGAGGCTGCTAGCCATGTTCTTCACAAAAATAAAgcaaaattagaaaataaaatatcTCATAACATTCCATTGATTTGAAATTAAGCAACAGATCAAACAAAAAGTTTATAGTTCATCCGTAAATACATAAacacttaataaaataaaacaagGCCTTTTATTTAATTGGCATCATCACCGGCAAATTTGGCCACctccatattgccatctccaaagaaatcagacACTTCTATGTGAGTAGAGTTGAGTGGATCAATTTGATTATCTCCACCAAGGTGAGTTTCAAGCTGGGAAAGACCCAGAGGATCATGTTGCTCAGTAAAATTAGTCTCAACaccttttaaagaagtttggtaGAGATCAACAAGGTGTTTGGAGGTACGACATGTTTTACTCCAGTGTCCTTTCATTCCACAACGATTACAAATGCTTTCAACCCTTTGACCCATCATATTTCCCTTAGGCTTTTCCTCATTCTTTGTCCACTTCTGGTGGTGAGGCTTCCTTTTAaaatttgagaagtttcgataTTTATGACCTCGACCATGCCCAAAACCACATCCACGGGCATGTCCACGGCCTCGTCCAAATCCACGTCCTCGTCCAAAATCAATATTAGTAACAGCATTCACTTCAGGGAATGGTGTGGAACCAGTTGGACGAGCTTGATGATTTTTCATCAAAAGTTCATTATTTTGCTCAGCAAGAAGCAGGACAGAAATAAGTTCAGAATATTTCGTGAACCCTCGTTCACGATATTGCTGCTGCAGGAGCATATTGTTGGCATGAAAAGTGGAATAAGTCTTTTCCATCATATCTTTATCGGTTACATTTTCACCGCATAATTTCAGTTGAGAAGTGATTTTGAACATTGCTGAATTGTACTCGCTTACACTTTTATAATCTTGCAAGCGCAAGTGTAGCCAATCATAGCGAGCCTTAGGGAGTATCACAGTTTTTTGATGATCATATCTCTCTTTTAGATCATACCAAAGGTTTAACGGATCCTTAACAGTCAAGTATTCAGTTTTCAAGCCTTCATGAAGGTGATGTCGAAGGAATATCATGGCTTTTGCCTTTTCTTGCTCAGTTTTCACATTTCCTTCCTTTATGGTGTCTCCAAGACCCATAACATTAAGGTGGATTTCCGCATCAAGAATCCACGTTAAATAATTATTGCCGGTGATATCAAGTGCGTTGAATTCAAGTTTCGTGAGATTTGACATTTTTCTTTCtacaaaaatataattaaattaaattcatGAAAGCAAACACGTATTAAAGAATACACATTCATGCACGAGCCATTGTTGTTAAGAAGTAAGCATATATTCACAAAATAACAAAAATTTGACAACCAAATGCGTGTATAAGTTTAAAAATAGGCATATCAATTGAATATAAATAAAATCCTTAACATGGCAAAAGCTACGTACAAGGTATATTATGCAGGAAAAGATCAAAATAAGAGAATAACAATTTTAATAAACCTCggtttaatatttaaaaatataccaGAATTTATATGCATGGTATAAAAGGATCAaacatgtcactaaaatatattacCAAGTAAACATAATGTACATACTAAAAATATGTTATACACTTGGTTCAGAAAAATACGGGACAAGTATGTGCACATTAATCTATTACaaatacatattttttttaaatcacaaatatttaaaacaattatatttaaaagaaaaatcataTGAAACAATAGCAAATTATAACAAAGATGATAAGAACACTAATAAATAAGTGGAATAAAACATTTTATACAGAAcatataataaaattatatattcaCCTTAATTATCATAACACGGTTAGAAAATAATAGGAAATAATAAGACTATAAAAACTGCAGGAACCATAATCGTTGAGTCCATAGTACAAACATAAGAGTGAATGAGTTACCAAATCTAAATCCAACTCCACCAACTAAAGGAAAAGGCAGTAGGTTCTGGTAGTCAAAAGCAAAAGGAAGACCCCAAAACATATATACAGAAAATTAAATGAACAAGTTTAAAAGCTACACCACCACATGTCACTTGTGATTCACAAGCCAAGAAAACCATGGCGCACATGTCATATATTTGTATGCTAAGAACAAGTAATTACACATGCATTACAGAAAACAAGTGAGCCATCATATAAAGAACATGAAACTTATGGCGTAGGATGCCTACCCAGTACCAGCATGTGTGCTCAGAACATTTAGTATTAGCACGCACTTCATGTTACAAGAAGTAAGGAGATAAAGTACCTTAAAAGATCGACTACCGGCCACCAGAAAAACAGAAACGCTAAATATAAGAACGTCGTGCTGATAACGTGCTATATTTATATAATAGATATACTAGAAACTAGAGAGAAACTTTGGAGAGGATAATCTTCATCTTATTCATGTATGTAAACAATGTACAAACAAACCTTTATATAGGCCATCTAATCATAGGTTACAAGATAATGAAAAACCAAaggtttggaagatctaaagTTTGGAAAGGCAAAAGGTTGTGGACTTGAAAAGTTGTGCTAAGCAAAAGTCATTCACAAATAGGTTGTACATAACAGATTTCTTATTTTTGAATTGTaactttttttttcaaattttgagattttaattttttattattaaatgtaGTATTTTAAATGTATTAAAAtgtaatttttcaaaaaattataattaaattataacGTTATCATAAATAGAATTTTTTTAAGTACTAATTTTACTTATAACTATGGAATTTTGTTAACGGTTAATGTATACCAATTAAATCATGATAACTAAACTAAACTCAATTTTATGATTCTTTTATTCAAATTTATATCTGGTCGCATATATACTTCAGATTAAATTCggttaaaatatattatttaattttgatCGGTTCAAAATTATAATCAGATCTTTTATTTCAAATTAGTTCGGATAATTTTCGGATCGGTTTAAATTAGGGGTGTAAACAAGTCAAACGCTTCGTGAGCTGCTCGAACTCGGATCGCTAAATATTTGAATTCGGCTCGGTAAGAATCCAACTCAACTCGAACTTTTAGAATTATTTACCAATCCAAACTCGAGCTTCAAATTACTCGGATCCTATGGTTCACAAGACTTATCGACTctctattatttttttattaaatatatatttaaatataatattactctctccgtcccttccaattgtttacatttctgagaaagtgtctgacacgcattttaaggtgcatgaaaagtatagttatgtaacttatttttacaattttctttttctgaataaaagttgaatgttttaatttttattcagaaaaacaaaattgtaaaaaaaaattacagaactatactttatatgcaccttaaaatgcgtgtcagacactctctaaaaaatgtaaacaattgaaagggacggagggagtattattttgtttatattatatttataatcgaATCGAAATTGAATCGATCTCAAGACGAACCTGTAATATTTCGAGTTTCTGCTAGTATTTTCCGAAATCTATTCGAGTTTTTGAGCCGAACTCGAGCTTATCGAACTTTTTACGAGCCGAGTTTCGAGGTTGAAATTAAAGGCTCAACAGAACTCGAGCTCGAACTCGAACTATTTCAATAAAACTAGAGACGAATCTGATAGTGTTCGACTCGGCTCAGCTTTATTATATCAGTAGTTtaaattaattttcgaattattaTTGAATTATGTGATTCTCGGTTCTACGAGTTTCGGTTCAATTTTCCACATTCTGACCTATTTTGCCGCCTCTTATCTATACTAGTAGAGTATTTACTATTAAGCTCTTCTTCTATCTATGTCATGTTGTCACTTGTCAGTATATGCATGCCATGCCTtgaataattatatatatacgTGGAGCTTCTTTGTTAACCAGTCGCACCgactttgattttgcaagtgccAAACGCTCTCTGCTTTGAGTTATACATGATGTCATTATAATTATTTACACCTAAATTTTGTCTAATAAAACAGAAACTGGGGTGAAATAAAAAATGAAATTAAATTTGAGTTGAAACCAAAAACAAGTGAAATTTGATACTAAAGTGCCACTGTTAAAGATTATTAGTAAAGAGTAAGAGTAAATATTAGGTTTAATAAATCATTAAACATATATATTTGTTGATCTGAATATGGTTTTTGATTAGAATTTAGATATGCAATTTGGTTAATAAATAATAGCATATGATTATTGTTTTTAATGGCTAAAATGTTGAGGGTCTTAAAATCCATATATTTTCCGGTCCTTCCATTATTTATGGCAGAAAGAGAAGGGCAAGAGGGACAAGAGGCAAAGCAGTATGTTTGTACATTTGCATCATCTTATCTATACAAATTGACTAGCTGGGCTCTTCGATCTCTAGAATTTACTCGACTACATGCAAGCTGCACCTAAAAACCAAAAAAGGACTAAATTTAGAAAAGACTTGCCCACTTTATGAGAACTGCTTATGTAATATAATTTTGTCTGGATTTGCATGCCATGCATGGAACTATTACGTGGAGCTTCTTTGTTAACTCCCCCAGACCGAGCCGAATTATGCAAGTTCAAAGCGTTTTGCCTTTTAACTTATGTGATGATATCACCTGTGAATAAACTCCAAAATTATTGTGAAGTTCCCTCAAAATTCTGCACCCAGTAAAAGTTTGATAATGAGCGAGTGTGTTTTCTTGTACTCCTGAATAGGGGAAGAACAATACCATATTACTGGTGTATAGATGAATATGAATTCCATATGGGGATGTTATGTTAGATTGTGTTAAATCGAGAAAAATGCATTTCTGCATGTTGAGATTACttgtcatttttatttttatcatTTACAAACGGTTCAcacaaattaaataaaataattcgaTAGACgacaatatattttattatttattacgTAACGACAAAGAATACTGAGATTCATCAAAAATTAATGAAAGACACAGTAATATTACGTATAATAACACATAATTGATTTTACGACAAGATAAATATGTCATACGATACGATCTTACCATAAAACGTTAAATTTGTCGTTTAAAGACACGTGATCCGCCCAAAATTCCGTACAATTGATTAAATTTTCGGTCATAATTATAGTTGCAATTTAGAGAAGTTGATATGATCTAGTTCAAATTAAAGCACGCATATACACCATCTGTAAACATTCTTCGACTCAAGGAATCATAAAAACTGATACAATAGATAGATGAAGATGTCTTGCTACTACAAAGTACCAACTGATGGACCAAGATCGGAAATTAAATTAACTACACATATATGGTATATaacataatatttttaaagaCATATGCTAACACAAGAAAGATCTTTAATCTGCTCATGCCTCTGAAGCAGCTTTGGCGGGTTCAATCAAGCCCGGCATCTCAAAGTACTCACTCCATTCCCACATTTTCAAGTCATCTTCATAACACCAGTTGTATTCGGTGTAGTTCTCGCCTTCAGAAGCCAAATCATAAGCTTCCCACCAGTACTTATTGCCTAAACTTGCAACAAGAATATAGTTCTCCTTCTCCTGCACCATGACATTGTTTGAGTCAACTTCCTCGTCCTCAATCTGAATAATTTCGAAATCATTATTCTCTTCCACCAAAGCATCTTCAAACATCAAACTTTCAATCATCTCTCGAATCTCTTCTTCTTTGCCTTCGCTCATCGCCACGATTTCATCGTGATCAGGTACTTCCTCAAGCATGGCCGCAAGGGCTTCCATCGTCGAATCCATATCTGCAAAAGAGGCATAATAAAATTAGAATACTTATTAATTATGAGGAGCAGAAAGAGATTTACATTAATCATACAAGTTAGATAGAGACAGACTGATCACTTGTAGAGAGAATGGAACTGAGTATAGCTAGAGAAGACTGACATACATTTCTCTGTTAGGGCCTCTCAATTTATAGCGCAAGCATAATGTAGCGGTGTTACATGACGACAAGATGATTACCTACGTATTGACACGAGTCATTAAATTCTTTTTAGGTAGCAGATGAAGGTTGTAAACAATTTACGAAGATTATTATTTTATCCTTAATAATAAATTGCAAAGTTCAATTCACTCGTCTAAACAAGATAACTGTCTACCTGCAAAGGGGGGGATTGGAGAAATGGCCAAAAGAGTGCTTAAATGTAAATAGATCATTTTAATTCTTTAAGAATGTAATCTATGTGATAGATACTTATACATCTCTGTCGATTTTTTATCGAACTTATATGCTCAGTCTCAGCAACACATtctaaaaaattatattatatgaacgTCTACACCTAATTTAAATATAAGTGTAACATTCCCAGAGATTTGTGATTTTGTTAACTAATGCTTTATATATTTCATTTAATTACACATTACTCAAACTAAAAGGTCTGTATAAAGAAGCTTAAACATCTTCAATGGTGGAATGGTAGTCCAGAGAGCTTTAGCTGACTAAGAACAAAGTGGGATTGAGAAAGAGGCAGTCTAATTTACAAATGATTATTGACCATTGCTAATGAAATAAAAATGCACTCCCTCCTTACATTTTTAATAACAAACTAGCTCTATAAGCTGTGCAATGCACAACAAACTAACTCTATAACCCGTGCAATGCACGAGTATATTCTATATTAAGCATTTGTTGTTGACGATATATTCATGTTATTTTTCGGTAAATTAACGACGTTGGCGTATTTTTTTtgtttatataaatattttttgacTTTTTTGAGGTGTGGTTTATATGGTGCATAACATGTTTTTCAATATTTAACATCAAGCTGAAACAATAGAGGTCTGTAATGGTATTCCTAACTTGTGCAAGTTACGGGCATTTGCAAAATGTTaataaacaatttttttaaataactAATGCATTTAAATTTTACAAGTGCGATAAATGAAGTACTTAATTACTGATATTGACGAAATTATGTGTTATTAGATTAATGATTCCTTAGTTGTACGAGCATGTTCTAGATAGAGCGTTTTTAATTAAAGTTGTTAACGGTATATTCGTGTTGTTTCTTGATAAATTAATGATGTTAACTTATTTGTTTGTGTATATGAATATTTTTTGCCTCTTTTGGGGTGTAATTATACGGTGCATAATGTTTTTCGACATTTAACATTAAGATGAAATAATAGAGGTCACCTGAGACTGGCATTTATCTTTCCGAACTAATGGTATTCCTGACTTGTGCTGGACATGTGTAAAATGagaataaataatttttttacataattaatctatactatattataatagccggaatagagataatttggttcaacggtttggttcaacgataattccctaattttgattattacaaaaatagataaatatgttatatatctaataaactactaaattattaaacttctactaaatatagtatacttatcctactaaactacgtatacaacttatcctattattaaaagatataaataataatgttatatatctgttaaactactaaattgttaaactactagaaatagtctatttattctactaaattacgaccacatgttattctattatttttattataaatttataatcattatatatttatataaatattttaaaaatatataataaccggataaagaaaaatttaaaatattaatgggaacccgtgcatcgcacgagatTTATGCTAGTATATTTAAATACTAAAAGTGCGATAAATGAAATAATTAAATATTGATCTATTAGACTAATGATCCCTCAACTCTCGAAGTATGtgttataaaaaaaaattacgaTCCTCGAATTTTTTCAACTGTTTTTTTTATACATGTATGGAAGTTTGATGTTTGTTATTTATAAATACTAACTTAAAACCCGTGCGATTCACGAATCGCACAGTTTTtttaattcttaattttgttcatttaaaactttaaatgatatgacttcataataattatattagtagacgtGTATGTTCGTAattttttagaacatttaaacttgtttaaagtgatagcattggtaaggtgggaaatattattataacgaatttattattttattgagggtaaaaatataatatctACATTATGTTGAGatcttaaaaaaatattattttattatgatgattacttaatcgattaactctaattctataaaaaatatttgaaaaagacaatattactgattgaacggtataattttattgataattctatgtatattttttaaaaaaaataatatttatgttttaattaaaatttgattttttagttcacatcaataggatacgaattatacttagttTAATATTAATTTGATCTATCTCGGATCAGTGGTTTATCTCGAATTATACTtagtttattattaattattcgAATTTAGTTGATTtgattttagttttgtgttagtctaaatcaattgtataatgtacTTTTTTTTATcttggataaataaaatatattattttgtttatccaaactcattagtataattttttaggaggattgatagtattattattttatcttagcTCAATTCGCatgatatatcaactaaatcttaataattatatttagtttgcttaaatttaatttagcccgaagtaacaaattagaataatatagaactcgatatgaattaaaatataaattggtagaagaatttgaatttaatataaattataatgatatatattTCGATTTAAAATAGTATTTAAATTGGTAAACCAACAGAGGAaattgactttaatatcaattaaaattaggATTGATCGAaccaataattagaattagaataattaagtaagggtaattaagtaatttcagcaaaaACTGACCGACCTACTACCAAACTcttaatatttcgtctattataatatagtatagatggTTAAAGATTTTTAACGTTATATCACATATatctttaaaaatttcaatataAATCTTTGTTTACGTGCAGTTTTAATAATCTTATGAAAACTATATTTTTTATAATAGTTACCCATATTGTTAGAATCAAGAATAAATTATATTATCCGTGTTTAAGTCTTCATATAATAATCTTATTTTTCccttaaaatatatttaatctATCTATATATAACTATTAATTGTTAATATTAAATAATGAAGTAGTATTAAATACACGTAATAATGAGACTGAGTCTTAATATCTAcatattaaattagatttaattaataTATATGCATATTAATTTAGGATAATTATTTACATACAATTATGAGGGGCaatttagtaattttaatatgAATAAATTGTCTCACGAACCTCCTacttgctctattatatatataatagataataGATGGGATAGAGGGGTCGAACTTTTTTGAACTACTCTAAAATGTTATATTATCTATATGAATCCCGGTTGGGTGATggtcaaaaatatattttttttagaaaatgtAACAAGAATACTCGTTTTTAAAAGATATGACCAAAAATACATTTCTTATACGCATTTCAAAAATATATATTAGGTAGATTTTTTTGGCCAAACATTTCAAAATATGGTATTTTTGTCATaaagtttaaaaaaaattgtatttcTATCATTTTTTCATCCCGATTTTATTAGGTTTCCATCTGATTCTGGATTTCAAATGAATTATCAAACTGTTACAAGTAAAATTTAGATCCAAACTCAAACTCAAATTATTTTTGAGTATAATAAATCTAAAACCAACGGTAATCAAAATTTAAATCCAAAAGTTAGGATTTGTTAAACATAAAATTTCGAATTTCGAAATGATTAGTTATGATATCGGATCAATTTAATATCGGAACTGAGAAAACCCCAAGATACATGGAAGATATTTTTGAAATTATATTTTGTTAAAAATCAATATAAATTTCAATTTTTAAGTCATATATATTACGGAGTATGTTTGGCAATATGTTCTCTACTGTATCATTAAACGTATGTTATATGGTTCGTCTTTAATTATGTATTAATTCTCATGTAAATATATGTAGATAATTCACGTTAGAATTTATAAGATAGTTATTCAAATATTTTTGCTAACTAGCTCTACAGATAAAACCAGTCAGAAAAGTACTCAAATATTAAACTTTATGGCCAAGAAGAAGCAACTTCGATCGCATCTAATTATCTGCAGTGTATAATGTATTTACCGCTAAACTCTTCTTCTGTCTTCAAAATTTACTCGCCactaaattcgaccaaaaaaAATTGTCAAATTTAGCCAATTATTTTATAGCGCGGGACATATATAATTTGTGCCTAACAACAAAAAAGAGCATGCATGTTTCTTGTCGTGTACAAATGTTTCGTATACTTTCGTATTTTCGTGTACCAGACCTTAAACCCGAACCCGATTCAGATTTTCATTCGTGTACTAATTTGGTGACACTAACCCGTAAGTAATATATTCGTGTTTACCTGTTTTAGTACACTAAAATACAAGaattatatatgaaaaatattaatttttaaaaaatgtaaTATATAATTAAATGGTGAAGTGCTCACTGACATAATAAAggaacaataaaatatattttagtatttacaattatatatatgttatttagaataggTAAAATTCACATTTGTattaagtatatatatgtatattatatatttttcaaattttaattatttatctattctGGGTACCTTCGTTCCGTGTCGTATAGCTATATTGGAAACCAAACCTGACACTAATTATATTCGTAttttttcgtgttcgtgtactttctTGTTTGTGTACTAAATTTCTGAATCCAAACACTAATTATTCGTGTCGCTTTGTACCATGCTCATGTATATCGTATACCAGTATTACCGGGTCTAGTCACGCTATATTTGGTTTTGCAAATGCCAAACGTTTTGGCTTTGAGTTATAATATATCCTCGTCACTATAATAGTTTACACCTAAATTAGTTTACACCTAAATTTTGTTTAGTAATGTAGAAATTGGGGTGAAATCAGAAAAATGTGAAATTTGATATTAATAAAGTATTACTGTTTAAAGAAATTTTGCTTATTAGTTAAGATTTAAGAGTGAGAGTAAAGATTAAGTTTAATAAACTAttaaacataaatatatatactAGTTTAAGACCTCTGCTATGCATGACATTACGTATCAATTTCATCAAATATAATACTGTAAgtttgaaaattatatttttaaacaAAGTTCGTTTAGTttgttataataatatttttcatcTTTTCATAGTTGTCCATGGTTATATAATCAGtaaattatttgttgattgtGTACATGtatttttctattaattaatttaattattttaatgtGTGTTTTTCTAATTATAATGTTGATAAAGTGATCTTCTCTAAATTTTCTTATTTTCCTTCATTGTTTTAATaattagttttttttaaaaaaattg is a genomic window containing:
- the LOC141714122 gene encoding uncharacterized protein LOC141714122: MSNLTKLEFNALDITGNNYLTWILDAEIHLNVMGLGDTIKEGNVKTEQEKAKAMIFLRHHLHEGLKTEYLTVKDPLNLWYDLKERYDHQKTVILPKARYDWLHLRLQDYKSVSEYNSAMFKITSQLKLCGENVTDKDMMEKTYSTFHANNMLLQQQYRERGFTKYSELISVLLLAEQNNELLMKNHQARPTGSTPFPEVNAVTNIDFGRGRGFGRGRGHARGCGFGHGRGHKYRNFSNFKRKPHHQKWTKNEEKPKGNMMGQRVESICNRCGMKGHWSKTCRTSKHLVDLYQTSLKGVETNFTEQHDPLGLSQLETHLGGDNQIDPLNSTHIEVSDFFGDGNMEVAKFAGDDAN
- the LOC141710679 gene encoding uncharacterized protein LOC141710679, with translation MDSTMEALAAMLEEVPDHDEIVAMSEGKEEEIREMIESLMFEDALVEENNDFEIIQIEDEEVDSNNVMVQEKENYILVASLGNKYWWEAYDLASEGENYTEYNWCYEDDLKMWEWSEYFEMPGLIEPAKAASEA